One Rattus norvegicus strain BN/NHsdMcwi chromosome 18, GRCr8, whole genome shotgun sequence DNA segment encodes these proteins:
- the Dynap gene encoding dynactin-associated protein isoform X1, whose protein sequence is MDRKHGKYVVNVEHSAKQQPSVCPHGQEVQHPTCWCPPSNEVTGNVSSNLPGVWVSPGILAHSECQHPEPCSPQVTGNGRGDWGLWKVFLASLLASVLTTAIGVLILSLVNRSTNPIVIQVSPNTEASTVTPQTTSSPSQTTAITSTGLTTTTTSPETTATTATTTSTESSGTSTAAPTEASTTTSMAVTSTQPVTTTATTTTTPSVSTSTATTSAASTETPATNADSTQPETTATSASSETTTTASTTTTASSTTTASSTTTASTTTTASTTTTASTTTTASTTTTASSTTTTSATETSTPA, encoded by the exons ATGGATAGAAAGCACGGAAAATACGTAGTGAATGTGGAGCACTCTGCAAAACAGCAG CCAAGCGTGTGTCCACATGGCCAAGAAGTTCAGCATCCCACATGCTGGTGTCCACCTTCAAATGAAGTAACTGGAAATGTCTCCTCCAACTTGCCTGGGGTCTGGGTGAGCCCAGGAATCCTTGCACATTCAGAATGCCAACACCCAGAGCCCTGCAGCCCACAG GTGACTGGAAATGGCCGTGGTGACTGGGGTTTGTGGAAAGTCTTCCTGGCTTCCCTTTTAGCCTCTGTGCTAACAACAGCGATTGGAGTACTCATACTAAGCTTGGTGAATAGAAGCACAAACCCCATTGTTATCCAGGTATCCCCAAACACTGAAGCCTCTACAGTTACACCTCAAACAACCTCTAGTCCTTCTCAAACAACAGCCATCACTTCCACAGGGTTGACGACCACCACAACATCCCCTGAAACTacagccaccacagccaccacgACTTCTACTGAATCTTCAGGGACATCCACTGCAGCGCCCACTGAAGCTAGTACCACAACATCCATGGCTGTGACTTCAACTCAACCTGTGACCAcaacagccaccaccaccaccaccccatctGTATCCACAAGCACAGCTACAACCTCTGCTGCGTCCACTGAAACACCAGCCACAAACGCCGACTCGACTCAACCTGAAACTACGGCAACTTCCGCGTCAAGTGAAACCACAACCACCGCCAGTACCACAACCACCGCCAGTAGCACAACCACCGCCAGTAGCACAACCACCGCCAGTACCACAACCACTGCCAGTACCACAACCACTGCCAGTACCACAACCACCGCCAGTACCACAACCACCGCCAGTAGCACAACCACCACCAGTGCTACGGAAACTTCAACTCCTGCATAA
- the Dynap gene encoding dynactin-associated protein isoform X2 yields MVPSGSCCQRFKSEECLSMSLRSQCVSTMGDIFSGTTRPDTTLHCVEECANADTECRQLQGDVVFHRKGKYVTGNGRGDWGLWKVFLASLLASVLTTAIGVLILSLVNRSTNPIVIQVSPNTEASTVTPQTTSSPSQTTAITSTGLTTTTTSPETTATTATTTSTESSGTSTAAPTEASTTTSMAVTSTQPVTTTATTTTTPSVSTSTATTSAASTETPATNADSTQPETTATSASSETTTTASTTTTASSTTTASSTTTASTTTTASTTTTASTTTTASTTTTASSTTTTSATETSTPA; encoded by the exons ATGGTCCCCAGCGGCAGTTGTTGCCAAAGGTTTAAGTCAGAAGAGTGCTTGTCCATGTCACTAAGATCTCAGTGTGTGAGCACAATGGGTGACATTTTCAGTGGCACGACGAGACCCGATACCACATTGCACTGTGTGGAAGAATGTGCAAATGCAGACACTGAGTGTAGACAACTACAAGGAGATGTTGTTtttcacagaaaaggaaaatac GTGACTGGAAATGGCCGTGGTGACTGGGGTTTGTGGAAAGTCTTCCTGGCTTCCCTTTTAGCCTCTGTGCTAACAACAGCGATTGGAGTACTCATACTAAGCTTGGTGAATAGAAGCACAAACCCCATTGTTATCCAGGTATCCCCAAACACTGAAGCCTCTACAGTTACACCTCAAACAACCTCTAGTCCTTCTCAAACAACAGCCATCACTTCCACAGGGTTGACGACCACCACAACATCCCCTGAAACTacagccaccacagccaccacgACTTCTACTGAATCTTCAGGGACATCCACTGCAGCGCCCACTGAAGCTAGTACCACAACATCCATGGCTGTGACTTCAACTCAACCTGTGACCAcaacagccaccaccaccaccaccccatctGTATCCACAAGCACAGCTACAACCTCTGCTGCGTCCACTGAAACACCAGCCACAAACGCCGACTCGACTCAACCTGAAACTACGGCAACTTCCGCGTCAAGTGAAACCACAACCACCGCCAGTACCACAACCACCGCCAGTAGCACAACCACCGCCAGTAGCACAACCACCGCCAGTACCACAACCACTGCCAGTACCACAACCACTGCCAGTACCACAACCACCGCCAGTACCACAACCACCGCCAGTAGCACAACCACCACCAGTGCTACGGAAACTTCAACTCCTGCATAA